In Rhizoctonia solani chromosome 7, complete sequence, one DNA window encodes the following:
- a CDS encoding pectate lyase, with the protein MGNAGSVLNADVHTHAQRDLIEKRATAIYVSPTGSDSAAGTLAAPLKSIQKAIDKYHLPSWGTYALTTNLQITKSGTANAKYTLTNYQSEKVIIDGEGLPYTPAPVGGSIPDKSRGILHITGSYGGSSDSSKLVNGPYGVYSRDASNNHYERLVAHDNYETGIQIQGAASNNLVLNVDSYGNRDPRKNGESADGIGIKEGSGTGNVIRGSRFWNNVDDGLDFWEFLSPVTIENCYSWGNGFNRWGFSNFAGDGNGYKLGGGAKDTPVAHVVKNSMAFNNAAGGFVDNTQPGKMVVSRNTAWNNIAGAGFDFADSTPTISGNIAVLNKVNSQLKGGSASGNSWQSGSWSNSSFISLDSSTLTGPRAADGLVRASNFLLPKSAAAIGASYV; encoded by the exons ATGGGAAACGCTGGATCTGTCCTCAACGCCGACGTCCACACACACGCTCAGCGGGACCTCATTGAGAAACGCGCGACTGCAATTTACGTTTCTCCCACCGGAAGCGATTCGGCTGCGGGCACGCTTGCGGCTCCGCTAAAGTCTATCCAGAAGGCGATCGATAA ATACCATCTACCTTCGTGGGGAACCTACGCTTTGACCACTAACCTTCAAATCACCAAGTCTGGAACGGCGAATGCCAAGTACACCCTCACGAACTACCAGTCTGAAAAGGTTATCATTGATGGCGAAGGGCTTCCCTA CACTCCCGCACCGGTTGGGGGTAGCATCCCCGATAAGTCCCGCGGCATTCTCCATATCACAGGCTCGTATGGAGGTTCATCGGATTCGAGTAA GTTGGTCAATGGACCATATGGTGTTTACTC GCGTGACGCATCTAACAACCACTATGAGCGACTTGTTGCCCATGACAACTATGAGACTGGGattcaaattcaaggagcGGCCAGCAACAACCTCGTACTCAACGTCGACAGCTATGGCAACCGCGATCCTCGCAAAAATGGTGAAAGTGCGGACGGCATTGGTATCAAAGAGGGGTCCGGTACGGGTAATGTTATCAGGGGATCTCGTTTCTGGAACAACGTGGACGACGGCCTCGACTTTTG GGAGTTCCTGTCCCCAGTGACCATCGAAAACTGTTACTCTTGGGGTAACGGCTTCAACCG TTGGGGCTTCTCCAACTTTGCCGGTGATGGTAATGGATACAAGCTCGGCGGTGGAGCCAAGGACACTCCAGTCGCCCATGTAGTGAAGAACAGTATGG CATTCAACAATGCTGCCGGAGGGTTCGTCGATAATACACAGCCCGGAAAGATGGTAGTTAGCCGCAACACTGCCTGGAACAACATCGCTGGCGCAGGCTTTGACTTTGCTGATTCCACTCCTACTATTAGCGGGAAT ATTGCTGTTCTCAACAAGGTTAACTCACAACTCAAGGGAGGCTCCGCAAGTGGCAACTCATGGCAGTCAGGCAGCTGGAGTAACTCTTCGTTTATTAGTCTCGATTCGTCAACCCTCACGGGTCCACGTGCAGCCGATGGTTTGGTCCGCGCTTCCAATTTCTTGCTCCCCAAATCAGCTGCCGCGATTGGTGCCAGCTATGTCTAG
- a CDS encoding deoxyribodipyrimidine photo-lyase has translation MARRRIAIALLRNDLRVSDNPVLYAARDAPGTTHLLPLFVFDERQVELSGVQDLKRFIDLKMSPLLMPKLVFVDFGGLEGIGPAFWLRRPENVVPHLVSGLQERGDTIEGVWLQQESASEEVTVENRLSRALRKLKTTLHLDAGARTLVHASDLPFQIPAQLPDVFTAFRKRVEGLNEKMVRQVLPDPSKGEWKPFPTLEREAHTASIFALPNDVTEDPFIEQLIAPLVREPVQGDTIHRVAFYDVAGSAFPFRGGESAARRRLDYYFGAGGVGENCPATTYKETRNGLLGADYSTKFSPYLTFGCLSAREIAARCDDLEDRLRDAEKLTDVARKNIYWIRFELLWRDYMFFVNMKYGNDLFKPQGLLMAVSPNNTKLKNDWTQWKDQDDKLRAWFEGRTGVPFVDACMRELTATGYMSNRGRQNVASYLAKDLYFDWRIGAEFFESFLLDYDPASNYGNWAYVAGVGNDPREGRKFNVIKQAKDYDPDGDFVKQWVPEVSGPELSGFQRHIPWQFWSTSEDNGGSYPRSPIVEDSSWKKFYIGGVEKDERGAGGRGKGRGRGRGRGGRGGRGRNSRVG, from the exons ATGGCTCGGCGACGTATTGCTATTGCTCTCTTGCGAAATGATCTCCGGGTGTCGGATAACCCTGTACTCTACGCCGCTCGCGATGCCCCCGGGACAACCCACCTTCTCCCTCTGTTCGTGTTCGACGAACGCCAGGTCGAACTTAGTGGAGTTCAGGATTTAAAGAGGTTCATCGACCTGAAGATGAGCCCCTTGTTGATGCCAAAACTCGTATTTGTGGATTTTGGCGGACTGGAAGGCATAGGGCCCG CTTTTTGGCTCA GACGTCCGGAGAATGTAGTTCCGCACCTTGTGAGCGGGCTTCAAGAACGAGGTGACACGATTGAAGGCGTCTGGTTACAACAAGAA TCAGCTTCGGAAGAGGTTACGGTTGAAAACCGCCTCTCCCGCGCTCTAAGGAAGCTAAAAACTACTCTTCATCTTGACGCTGGAGCTCGTACATTGGTGCATGCATCTGATCTCCCATTTCAAATACCCGCTCAGCTTCCAGACGTATTCACCGCATTTCGCAAGCGCGTAGAGGGTCTTAATGAGAAGATGGTTCGCCAAGTCTTACCCGACCCATCAAAAGGAGAATGGAAACCATTTCCCACTCTCGAACGCGAGGCGCATACTGCGTCTATTTTCGCCCTCCCTAATGATGTGACCGAGGATCCGTTTATTGAACAGCTTATCGCCCCTCTCGTACGCGAGCCTGTCCAGGGGGATACAATTCATAGGGTGGCATTCTACGATGTCGCAGGCTCAGCATTCCCTTTTAGGGGTGGCGAATCGGCTGCTCGCCGACGGTTAGATTATTATTTTGGTGCGGGCGGAGTAGGTGAGAACTGCCCCGCGACAACATACAAGGAAACAAGAAATGGATTACTGGGAGCGGATTATTCAACGAAATTCAGCCCATATCTCACTTTTGGTTGCCTGAGTGCTCGCGAGATAGCTGCCCGATGCGATGACCTTGAAGATAGACTAAGAGACGCTGAAAAGCTGACCGACGTAGCCAGAAAAAATATTTATTGGATCAG GTTCGAGTTGCTCTGGAGGGATTACATGTTTTTCGTCAATATGAAATATGGTAATGACCTCTTTAAACCCCAAGGCCTACTCATGGCAGTTTCCCCCAATAATACGAAATTGAAAAACGATTGGACCCAATGGAAAGACCAAGACGACAAATTGCGGGCGTGGTTCGAAGGTCGTACCGGAGTTCCGTTTGTGGatgcatgtatgcgtgaGCTTACGGCGACAGG CTATATGTCCAATCGAGGACGTCAAAACGTGGCGTCTTACTTGGCTAAAGACTTGTACTTTGACTGGCGGATTGGAGCAG AGTTTTTCGAATCATTTCTACTGGACTATGATCCGGCTTCTAACTACGGCAATTGGGC TTACGTTGCTGGTGTTGGAAACGATCCCCGTGAAGGACGCAAATTCAACGTGATCAAACAAGCAAAGGACTATGATCCAGACGGTGATTTTGTCAAGCAATGGGTGCCGGAGGTTTCCGGTCCAGAGCTCTCTGGCTTCCAACGTCATATACCCTGGCAATTTTGGTCCACAAGCGAGGACAATGGGGGGTCGTATCCTCGATCGCCCATCGTCGAAGATTCAAGCTGGAAGAAGTTTTACATAGGGGGAGTCGAAAAAGACGAAAGAGGTGCTGGAGGACGAGGAAAGGGTCGAGGACGGGGTCGGGGTCGAGGCGGAAGAGGTGGTCGTGGACGAAACAGCAGAGTTGGTTGA
- a CDS encoding cyclopropane-fatty-acyl-phospholipid synthase, whose protein sequence is MPPISLTDILHRTFVAGLAGVSIYGLYLGGAVHKEILRRGEARRVAGMDSLMQFGYDLLDRGAIPDFLLRPIVRALSEQRLREINHGSLEANHESKMRWIEKVRARDVIADDVDKANKQHYEVSTEFMKLCVGPRMKYSSCLYPTGKETIAQAEELMLESYCEKAKLCDGIDILDLGCGWGSLSLFLAEKYPNARITALSNSATQKVHIDSVAKHKGFKNLTVITGDVNTYEFEESTRFDRILSIEMFEHMKNYEVLMKKVASWLKPNSKAASGEALVFIHIFLHKTTPYDFEEGDGWMAQNFFSGGTMPSLDLLSYFQTDLKLQRTWFINGRHGYAQTSEHWLQLQDANRAAAIAELERDAKAQGFDASEGRKAYYRFRTFFLAVAVFFAMHHGEEWGVGHFLFVGRK, encoded by the exons CCAGACGTGTTGCAGGTATGGACTCGTTAATGCAATTCGGGTACGACCTTCTTGACAGG GGAGCTATACCTGATTTTTTGTTGAGACCAATTGTTCGAGCGCTTTCGGAGCAGCGACTGAGAGAAATAAACCATGGTTCACTAGAAGCTAACCACGAATCCAAG ATGCGTTGGATTGAAAAGGTTCGAGCTAGGGATGTGATTGCCGACGATGTCGACAAAGCCAACAAACAACACTATGAA GTGTCCACCGAATTCATGAAATTATGCGTCGGGCCTCGGATGAAGTATTCATCTTGTTTGTATCCAACAGGAAAGGAGACTATTGCACAGGCCGAAGAACTTATGCTGGAAAGCTACTGCGAAAAGGCAAAATTATGCGACGGTATTGATATTTTGGATCTCGGATGTG GATGGGGTAGTTTGTCACTTTTCCTTGCAGAG AAATACCCCAATGCGAGAATCACAGCATTGTCCAACTCGGCCACTCAGAAAGTTCATATTGATAGTGTGGCCAAGCACAAAGGCTTCAAAAACTTGACA GTTATAACCGGCGATGTTAACACGTACGAATTTGAGGAATCCACCAGGTTTGACCGTATCCTATCTATTGAG ATGTTTGAACACATGAAAAATTATGAGGTTCTAATGAAAAAGGTAGCCAGTTGGCTAAAACCGAACTCTAAGGCGGCCTCCGGTGAAGCTCTAGTATTT ATCCATATATTTCTTCATAAAACTACACCCTATGACTTTGAAGAGGGAGATGGATGGATGGCTCAAAACTTCTTTTCTG GGGGGACAATGCCATCTCTAGATTTGCTTTCCTACTTCCAGACCGATTTGAAACTCCAGAGGACTTGGTTCATCAACGGCAGACATGGT TACGCCCAAACTTCGGAGCATTGGCTTCAACTACAGGACGCCAATCGGGCAGCTGCGATAGCTGAATTAGAACGCGACGCCAAAGCACAAGGATTTGATGCCAGCGAAGGACGCAAGGCTTATTACCGCTTTCGGACATTCTTCCTTGCCGTGGCAGTTTTCTTCGCAATGCATCATGGGGAAGAATGGGGTGTGGGACACTTCTTATTCGTGGGAAGGAAATAA